The proteins below come from a single bacterium genomic window:
- the dapB gene encoding 4-hydroxy-tetrahydrodipicolinate reductase: protein MATRVVVAGAAGRMGCRIIHQIAAAENMTLTGALERAGHSALGTDAGQNAGAAPAGVPLTADPETLAGDVIISFAIPAASLAHARLAAEKGMAAVIGTTGFSEKERAELDALGGKLACVFAPNMSVGVNVTFRLIEEAARLLGEDYDVEVLEAHHNQKIDAPSG, encoded by the coding sequence GTGGCGACTCGGGTTGTGGTGGCAGGGGCGGCCGGCCGGATGGGCTGCCGGATCATTCATCAGATTGCGGCGGCGGAAAACATGACCCTCACCGGGGCGCTGGAGCGGGCGGGCCACTCCGCCCTGGGCACGGATGCGGGCCAGAACGCGGGCGCGGCCCCCGCCGGGGTGCCGCTCACGGCCGACCCGGAGACACTGGCGGGCGATGTCATCATCTCCTTCGCCATCCCGGCGGCCAGCCTGGCCCATGCCCGCCTGGCGGCGGAAAAGGGAATGGCCGCCGTCATCGGCACGACCGGATTTTCGGAGAAGGAGCGGGCCGAGCTGGACGCGCTGGGGGGAAAGCTCGCCTGCGTGTTCGCGCCGAACATGAGCGTGGGGGTGAACGTGACGTTTCGCCTGATCGAGGAGGCGGCCCGCCTTCTGGGCGAGGACTATGACGTCGAAGTGCTCGAGGCGCACCACAACCAGAAGATCGACGCGCCCTCGGGCA